In Persicimonas caeni, a single window of DNA contains:
- a CDS encoding GNAT family N-acetyltransferase — protein sequence MRRLDIQEFRDRLDQFDREVARTPDVDRFCSASCWVIPAFEALSPDHDLWVWEASKTEGFVALCKGSHPRVGRYLQPLEASWGLASPIIGADVEGVTREFVNEARRMADKWDILFLTGISEDSRQFEELVRGFQSDHFMGVGPSMGRQYAGLEGGVEGFLSRRSSKFRANIRRSLRDADDAGIKFQYLSEFDEAECERVFDRIIRVERESWKGRQGVGIAAGRMYDFYKRMLPCLAEKDALRVIFATLDDTDIAYCFGGLFQDTYRGLQMSYHQSYGDHSPGNLVQIEMIRNLHDEGIGVYDMGQSMDYKSSWTDGEFETVAVIVRR from the coding sequence ATGCGCCGACTTGATATCCAAGAGTTTCGCGACCGGCTCGACCAGTTCGACCGCGAAGTCGCCCGCACCCCCGACGTCGATCGCTTTTGCTCGGCGTCGTGTTGGGTGATCCCGGCTTTCGAGGCGCTCAGTCCCGACCACGACCTGTGGGTCTGGGAGGCGTCGAAGACCGAGGGCTTTGTGGCATTGTGCAAGGGTTCGCACCCCCGCGTCGGCCGCTACTTGCAGCCGCTGGAGGCTTCCTGGGGGTTGGCCAGCCCGATCATCGGCGCCGACGTCGAGGGGGTGACCCGCGAATTCGTCAACGAGGCGCGCCGCATGGCCGATAAGTGGGATATCCTCTTTTTGACGGGCATCAGCGAAGACTCGCGCCAGTTCGAGGAGTTGGTGCGCGGTTTCCAGTCCGACCACTTCATGGGAGTCGGCCCGTCGATGGGCCGCCAGTACGCCGGCTTGGAAGGCGGCGTCGAGGGATTCTTGTCGCGACGCTCGTCGAAATTTCGGGCCAATATCCGGCGCTCGCTGCGCGACGCCGACGATGCCGGCATCAAGTTTCAGTACCTGTCGGAGTTCGACGAGGCCGAGTGCGAGCGTGTCTTCGACAGGATCATCCGCGTCGAACGAGAGAGCTGGAAGGGCCGCCAGGGCGTGGGGATCGCCGCCGGGCGCATGTACGACTTCTACAAGCGCATGCTGCCGTGTCTGGCTGAAAAAGACGCGCTTCGGGTCATCTTCGCGACCCTCGACGACACCGACATCGCCTACTGCTTCGGCGGCCTCTTCCAGGACACCTACCGTGGCCTGCAGATGAGCTACCACCAGTCCTACGGCGACCACTCGCCGGGCAACCTCGTCCAGATCGAGATGATCCGCAACCTTCACGACGAGGGGATCGGGGTCTACGACATGGGCCAATCGATGGACTACAAGTCGAGCTGGACCGACGGGGAGTTCGAGACGGTGGCGGTGATCGTGAGGCGCTGA
- a CDS encoding 4'-phosphopantetheinyl transferase family protein, with translation MWQAPPDALELQPNTVDVWRLSLEQPAPLVARAAELLTDDEAARAARFRFERDRISYTLTRSQLRRLLGAYLDKTPCEIDFVNGNHGKPAVADTSVEFNVSHSGTYSLLAFCQDRPVGVDLEQIRPRKSLALVAEHHFAPGECETVMAPDTDRERLVRFYRCWTRKEAFMKATGQGLALGLKTFEVSVDDDPRLLWVEDGEPEAWQLSDLQIAAGYAGALCVDGVHEIEVRPFDS, from the coding sequence ATGTGGCAGGCCCCACCTGACGCGCTCGAGCTGCAGCCGAACACGGTCGACGTATGGCGGCTGTCGCTCGAGCAGCCTGCCCCCCTGGTCGCTCGAGCCGCCGAGCTACTCACCGACGACGAGGCCGCGCGTGCTGCGCGGTTTCGCTTCGAGCGCGACCGAATCAGCTACACCCTCACCCGCAGCCAGCTCCGCCGGCTGTTGGGCGCCTATCTCGACAAAACTCCCTGCGAAATCGACTTCGTGAACGGCAACCACGGCAAACCAGCCGTGGCCGACACGAGCGTCGAATTCAACGTCTCCCACTCCGGCACCTACAGCCTCCTCGCCTTCTGCCAAGACCGGCCCGTGGGCGTCGACCTCGAGCAGATCCGCCCCCGCAAGAGCCTCGCCCTGGTCGCCGAGCACCATTTTGCCCCCGGCGAATGCGAAACCGTCATGGCCCCTGACACCGATCGGGAGCGTCTCGTGAGGTTTTACCGGTGCTGGACGCGCAAAGAAGCGTTCATGAAAGCGACCGGCCAAGGACTGGCGCTGGGCCTCAAGACCTTCGAGGTGAGCGTGGACGACGATCCGCGGCTGTTGTGGGTGGAGGATGGCGAGCCGGAAGCCTGGCAGCTGAGCGATCTGCAGATAGCTGCCGGGTATGCAGGTGCGCTTTGTGTGGATGGTGTGCACGAAATCGAAGTGCGGCCTTTCGACAGCTAA
- a CDS encoding tetratricopeptide repeat protein, whose product MADQESGKSQTLDDVVAEIDDLIAEDDLDEAQERLEAAIEEHGPQPRLRILEAEIALESDDYDACVELVNDSIEEVDDHEDRARLLAFKGYALYYADKIDEARQAFNQAVQADGELWTAIVGRAMVHDYLDFHRAAMIDLDRAIELDDQEGQPFAIRGMIALRWGQLEDAQRDLGYAVDSDPYDEESRLNLARLQALNGDSAGARETLELLVDEGEDPTFAAPGALLRSQLALGLGSADAAADDARVAIDLLPDEPWGYLALAAAQITGGIGGEAVASLKEAEDRMKNPRDYPDLFALRAAAYDQIGKSDKAQEEQDKAEGAARLPEFVYGSLLNPSRNVPVNPNKPVDVRAIMRQIFGDADAAPPGYENAIRQVLDQIPQYIEQNPELGRIEVELPQVEGMERPPGNLVIQLNREQ is encoded by the coding sequence ATGGCAGACCAAGAATCTGGCAAATCCCAAACTCTCGACGACGTGGTCGCCGAGATCGACGACCTCATCGCCGAAGACGACCTCGACGAGGCCCAAGAGCGCCTCGAGGCCGCCATCGAAGAACACGGGCCCCAGCCGCGCCTGCGCATCCTCGAGGCCGAGATTGCCCTCGAGTCCGACGACTACGACGCGTGCGTCGAACTGGTAAACGACTCGATCGAGGAAGTCGACGATCACGAAGATCGTGCCCGCCTGCTGGCATTCAAGGGCTACGCGCTTTACTACGCCGACAAGATCGACGAGGCACGCCAAGCGTTCAACCAGGCGGTGCAGGCAGACGGCGAGCTGTGGACGGCCATCGTCGGCCGCGCCATGGTCCACGACTACCTCGACTTTCACCGCGCGGCGATGATCGACCTCGATCGCGCCATCGAGCTCGACGACCAGGAAGGCCAGCCGTTCGCGATCCGCGGCATGATCGCGCTGCGCTGGGGCCAACTCGAGGACGCCCAGCGCGACCTCGGCTACGCCGTCGACTCCGACCCGTATGACGAGGAGTCGCGCCTGAACCTGGCGCGTCTCCAGGCGCTTAACGGCGACTCGGCCGGCGCACGTGAGACCCTCGAGCTGCTGGTCGACGAGGGCGAAGATCCCACGTTCGCCGCCCCCGGCGCGCTGCTTCGAAGCCAGCTCGCGCTGGGCCTCGGCAGCGCCGACGCCGCCGCCGACGACGCTCGGGTCGCCATCGACCTGCTGCCCGACGAGCCCTGGGGCTACCTCGCGTTGGCCGCCGCACAGATCACCGGCGGCATCGGCGGCGAGGCGGTTGCCTCGCTCAAAGAGGCCGAAGACCGCATGAAGAACCCGCGCGACTACCCCGACCTGTTCGCCCTGCGCGCGGCGGCCTACGACCAGATCGGCAAGAGCGACAAAGCGCAGGAAGAGCAGGACAAAGCCGAAGGCGCCGCGCGCCTTCCCGAGTTTGTCTACGGCTCGCTGCTCAACCCGTCGCGAAATGTGCCGGTCAATCCCAATAAGCCGGTCGACGTACGCGCGATCATGCGCCAGATCTTCGGCGACGCCGACGCCGCCCCTCCGGGCTACGAGAACGCGATTCGCCAGGTCCTCGACCAGATCCCGCAGTATATCGAGCAAAACCCCGAACTCGGCCGCATCGAGGTCGAGCTTCCCCAGGTCGAGGGCATGGAACGACCGCCCGGCAACCTGGTCATCCAATTGAACCGCGAGCAGTGA
- a CDS encoding polyprenyl synthetase family protein, translating into MSEMMTNFERLRDTYLGEIHALIDRVVEDEAPEGSSLVEMCRYHMKTGGKRLRALLPLAVAEAFGAEPTKLVPLGAACEMLHNATLVHDDLQDRDQIRRGEETVWVRFGEPRAINLGDAMLYWTLLLAGRLECPADKRQRISSRILRETLRVVDGQEREFLLKDVTSPSVDDYFRMVEGKTSGLFALPLGAAADFCDAPEDVIDELEIAAGHLGVLFQIQDDVLDLYADKGREHRGTDICEGKISALVVHFLTHAPEDEAAWLRDVLDRPRDEVSHDDIDRVIDAFREHGSLDFALNEIDRRRRLACDTKFFADYPAIEGLLRGMAEVFLKPIQHVIAAEQQA; encoded by the coding sequence ATGAGCGAGATGATGACGAACTTCGAGCGCCTGCGAGACACCTACCTTGGCGAAATCCACGCGTTGATCGACCGGGTCGTCGAGGACGAGGCGCCCGAAGGCTCGTCACTGGTGGAGATGTGCCGCTACCACATGAAGACCGGCGGCAAGCGATTACGCGCGCTGTTGCCACTGGCGGTGGCCGAGGCGTTCGGCGCCGAGCCGACCAAACTGGTGCCGTTGGGCGCGGCCTGCGAGATGCTGCACAACGCCACGTTGGTCCACGACGATCTGCAGGATCGCGATCAGATCCGCCGCGGCGAAGAGACGGTGTGGGTGCGCTTCGGCGAGCCGCGTGCGATCAACTTGGGAGACGCGATGCTCTACTGGACGCTGCTTCTGGCGGGGCGCCTGGAGTGTCCGGCCGACAAGCGCCAGCGCATCTCGTCGCGCATCTTGCGCGAGACGCTGCGGGTGGTCGACGGTCAGGAGCGTGAGTTTTTGCTCAAGGACGTCACCTCGCCGTCCGTCGACGACTATTTCCGCATGGTCGAGGGCAAGACGAGCGGGCTCTTTGCACTCCCTCTCGGCGCCGCGGCCGACTTTTGCGACGCGCCCGAAGACGTCATCGACGAACTCGAGATCGCCGCCGGCCATCTGGGCGTGCTCTTCCAGATCCAGGACGACGTGCTCGATCTGTACGCTGACAAGGGCCGCGAGCACCGCGGCACCGACATCTGTGAGGGTAAGATCTCGGCGCTCGTGGTTCACTTCTTGACCCACGCCCCCGAAGACGAGGCCGCCTGGCTTCGCGACGTGCTCGACCGGCCGCGCGACGAGGTCAGCCACGACGACATCGATCGAGTCATCGACGCGTTTCGCGAGCACGGCTCGCTCGACTTCGCGCTCAACGAGATCGACCGGCGCCGCCGGCTTGCCTGCGACACCAAATTCTTCGCCGACTACCCGGCGATCGAGGGGCTGCTGCGCGGCATGGCCGAGGTCTTCTTGAAGCCGATCCAACACGTGATCGCCGCGGAGCAGCAGGCGTAG
- a CDS encoding tryptophan 2,3-dioxygenase, producing MSEDKTTGCPVAHSPASSDDDQELLSYGSYLRVPELLELQELKSEPPAHDELLFIIIHQTYELWFKLILFELDSVRDAMRNDDPYEASRLLQRVLTIEGLLVQQIHVLETMTPRDFLSFRSALMPASGFQSAQFREVEFASGIKQGGEVMKNMQMLEQERERLERRLEEPSLRTEFYELLQRLGYEVAVPPEEGEADEETRQKVFDGLHDVYENPENHFHVYNLAEALVSHDQNILLWRFHHVRVVERLIGTKPGTGGSSGVGYLSSTLEKRAFPLLWEVRGQLSDEALYGTRRGPTQPPLGE from the coding sequence ATGAGTGAAGACAAAACCACTGGCTGCCCCGTCGCCCACTCGCCGGCGTCTTCCGACGACGATCAAGAACTCTTGAGCTACGGCTCGTACCTGAGGGTGCCCGAGTTGTTGGAGCTGCAGGAGCTCAAGAGCGAGCCGCCGGCGCACGACGAGCTTCTGTTCATCATCATCCACCAGACCTACGAGCTCTGGTTCAAGCTGATCTTGTTCGAGCTCGACAGCGTACGCGACGCGATGCGAAACGACGACCCGTACGAGGCGTCGCGACTTCTGCAGCGCGTGCTGACCATCGAAGGGCTTCTGGTCCAGCAGATCCACGTGCTCGAGACGATGACCCCGCGCGATTTCCTGAGCTTTCGCTCCGCGCTCATGCCTGCCAGCGGTTTCCAGTCCGCCCAGTTCCGGGAGGTGGAGTTCGCCAGTGGCATCAAGCAGGGTGGTGAGGTGATGAAGAATATGCAGATGCTCGAGCAGGAGCGCGAGCGTCTGGAGCGTCGGCTCGAGGAGCCGAGCCTGCGCACCGAGTTTTACGAGCTTCTCCAACGACTCGGCTACGAGGTGGCGGTGCCGCCCGAGGAAGGCGAGGCCGACGAGGAGACGCGTCAGAAGGTCTTCGACGGCCTACACGACGTGTACGAGAACCCCGAGAATCACTTTCACGTGTACAATTTGGCCGAGGCTCTGGTCTCCCACGACCAGAATATCTTGCTGTGGCGTTTCCACCACGTGCGGGTCGTCGAGCGGCTCATCGGCACCAAGCCCGGGACCGGCGGCTCGTCGGGCGTGGGCTATCTGTCGTCGACCCTCGAAAAGCGCGCTTTCCCGTTGTTGTGGGAAGTGCGCGGTCAGCTGAGCGACGAGGCGCTGTACGGCACTCGCCGCGGCCCCACCCAGCCGCCGCTTGGCGAATAA